GCGCCCGTGAGCAGTCAGTGGAATCGTTCTTTTCCCTGCATGACGCAAACCCCAAAGCGAAAATCATCCTTTCCGGTTGTATGGCCCAGCGTTATGCCGCCGAGTTGACCGATGAGCTGCAGGAAGCTTCAGCAATTTTTGGCAATCGGGACCTCTCGAAAATCAAGGAAGTCGCAGATGAAGTACTTAACGGTGAACGTGTAGTCCTTGTTCCTGAATATCCCCAGGTGAAGGCTGAGGTGTATGAGCGTAATGAATTGCTCTCCTATCCAGGCAGTGCCTACCTTAAAATCAGCGAAGGGTGCAACCATCGCTGTGCCTACTGTGCAATCCCGTTGATCCGTGGCGATTTGCGTTCGAAACCCATGGAAATGATACTGCAGGAGGCTGCTACCCTGCTCACTCGAGGCGTGAAGGAACTGAATCTTATAGCTCAGGACCTTGCTGCCTATGGTACCGATTGGGAAGATGGGAAAAGCCATTTTATGGAATTGCTTGCAAACCTTGTTGCGCTTGAGGGAGCTTTCTCGATTCGCCTCCTCTATATACATCCTGATGCGTTCCCGCAGGAACTTCCCCTCTTTGTTAAAGAGAACCCCAAGGTGCTTCAGTATTTCGATATTCCTTTCCAGCATGCAGCAGTACCTGTGCTTCGGAGCATGGGGCGGACAGGAACGAAGGAAAGCTACCTTGCCCTTATTGCCAATATCCGATCAGTCTTACCTGAGGCGGTCATTCGTTCCACCATTATGCTTGGCTATCCTGGAGAGGATGCCCCAGCCTTTGAGGAAT
The sequence above is a segment of the Sphaerochaeta pleomorpha str. Grapes genome. Coding sequences within it:
- the rimO gene encoding 30S ribosomal protein S12 methylthiotransferase RimO, which codes for MKLRKIYLENLGCSKNQVDAETMLKILCEDGSVRTEDASEADLIIVNTCGFIESAREQSVESFFSLHDANPKAKIILSGCMAQRYAAELTDELQEASAIFGNRDLSKIKEVADEVLNGERVVLVPEYPQVKAEVYERNELLSYPGSAYLKISEGCNHRCAYCAIPLIRGDLRSKPMEMILQEAATLLTRGVKELNLIAQDLAAYGTDWEDGKSHFMELLANLVALEGAFSIRLLYIHPDAFPQELPLFVKENPKVLQYFDIPFQHAAVPVLRSMGRTGTKESYLALIANIRSVLPEAVIRSTIMLGYPGEDAPAFEELKDFLTKAELDWMGSFLYSREEGTKAYDLRDEEEHQKARKRATVYQKKIEALQGPLTAKRLQRFLGKEYDVLIEEKVEGEDLAIGRIYSQAPEVDGLTVVMGRDLKPGSVLRCGIRSVNGLDLEAVPVGRAND